One genomic window of Hyperolius riggenbachi isolate aHypRig1 chromosome 7, aHypRig1.pri, whole genome shotgun sequence includes the following:
- the LOC137525362 gene encoding dexamethasone-induced Ras-related protein 1-like, whose product MIKKMCPSEQELNIPAKNCYRMVVLGSSKVGKTSIVTRFLSGRFEEQYTPTVENFHRKFYSIRGEVYQLDILDTSGNHPFPAMRRLSILTGDVFILVFSLDNRDSFEEVQRLKKQITETKSCLKSKTKESFEVPLVICGNKADRDFYREVQPNEIEQLVGEDDNCCYFEVSAKKNTQLNEMFQGLFTLAKLPSEMSPNLHRKVSIQYCEILHKKSFKGKKLKEDGDSYGILAPFARRPSIHSDLMYIRAKATGGGQSKDKERCVIS is encoded by the exons ATGATCAAGAAGATGTGTCCCAGCGAGCAAGAGCTCAACATCCCCGCCAAGAACTGCTACCGCATGGTGGTCCTGGGCTCCTCTAAGGTGGGCAAGACCTCCATCGTCACCCGATTCCTCAGCGGACGCTTCGAGGAGCAATACACCCCGACCGTGGAGAACTTCCACCGCAAGTTCTACAGCATCCGAGGGGAGGTCTACCAGCTGGATATACTGGACACCTCGGGCAACCACCCATTCCCGGCCATGAGGAGGCTCTCCATCCTAACTG GTGATGTGTTTATCTTGGTCTTCAGTCTGGACAACCGTGATTCCTTTGAGGAGGTCCAGCGACTAAAGAAGCAGATCACTGAGACAAAGTCCTGCCTGAAGAGCAAGACCAAGGAGAGCTTTGAGGTGCCTCTGGTGATCTGTGGCAACAAGGCGGACCGGGATTTCTACCGAGAGGTCCAGCCGAACGAGATTGAGCAGCTGGTTGGAGAGGACGATAACTGTTGTTACTTTGAGGTGTCAGCCAAGAAGAACACTCAACTGAATGAGATGTTCCAGGGTTTGTTTACCTTGGCTAAACTTCCCAGTGAGATGAGCCCCAACCTCCACCGCAAAGTCTCCATCCAGTACTGTGAGATCCTGCACAAAAAGTCCTTCAAGGGCAAGAAACTCAAAGAGGATGGAGACTCTTATGGCATTCTGGCACCCTTTGCCCGTAgacccagcatccacagtgacctaatGTACATTAGAGCGAAAGCCACTGGAGGTGGCCAAAGCAAAGACAAGGAGAGATGTGTTATCAGCTAA